In Chitinophaga varians, the following are encoded in one genomic region:
- the gwsS gene encoding grasp-with-spasm system SPASM domain peptide maturase has protein sequence MEYLNIYANCQLVKGANMSLLCDLQMRRFYHLPNDTAEVLLFLQQYSIDECIAHYGEDNREAITGYVDFFVSRELGFIDDHILPELTAMQLTWDRFADITNVVIEYQETIDYTGPFFRQLLDQHLEGLEIRFYQPVALPELRELLALFSDSTLRHIKLVLPYEKSLNIATLDELVKKNQRVKSLLLHSSPEEKLEKIFSNSVPVYYFTGEINSCMACGEIRANHFTVNTELFTESLRFNSCLNRKLSIDQQGYIKNCPSMRENYGHVADTSLQAVLDNKTFNRYSHIRKDDIAVCKDCEFRHVCTDCRAYIENPQDIYSKPLKCGYNPYTNNWEEWAQHPMKQAAIEWYGMAEIIK, from the coding sequence ATGGAATATCTAAATATATACGCAAACTGTCAACTGGTAAAGGGCGCCAATATGTCGCTGCTCTGCGATCTGCAAATGCGCCGGTTCTATCACCTGCCGAATGATACTGCCGAAGTATTGTTGTTCCTGCAACAATATTCCATCGACGAATGTATCGCACATTATGGGGAAGATAACCGGGAAGCTATCACCGGTTATGTGGACTTTTTCGTCAGCCGGGAGCTGGGGTTCATCGATGACCATATCCTGCCGGAGCTTACCGCAATGCAGCTCACCTGGGACCGCTTTGCGGATATTACCAATGTTGTTATTGAATACCAGGAAACCATCGACTATACCGGACCGTTTTTCCGGCAACTGCTGGACCAGCACCTGGAAGGGCTGGAGATCAGGTTTTATCAGCCGGTGGCGCTGCCTGAACTCAGGGAATTACTGGCATTGTTCAGCGATTCTACGTTGCGACATATCAAACTGGTACTGCCCTACGAGAAAAGCCTGAATATAGCCACACTGGACGAACTGGTGAAAAAAAATCAACGGGTAAAATCCCTGTTGCTACATAGTTCACCGGAGGAAAAGCTTGAAAAAATATTCTCGAATTCTGTACCGGTATACTATTTCACCGGAGAAATCAACTCCTGCATGGCCTGCGGCGAAATACGTGCCAACCACTTTACGGTGAACACGGAACTATTCACCGAAAGCCTGCGTTTTAATAGCTGCCTGAATCGTAAGCTGAGCATAGATCAGCAGGGATATATCAAAAACTGTCCTTCTATGCGGGAGAATTATGGCCATGTGGCAGATACCTCCCTGCAGGCTGTGCTGGACAATAAAACGTTTAACCGTTACAGTCATATCCGTAAAGATGATATCGCTGTTTGTAAAGACTGTGAATTCCGGCATGTATGTACGGACTGCCGGGCTTATATAGAGAATCCACAGGACATCTATTCAAAACCCCTGAAATGCGGGTACAACCCCTACACCAACAACTGGGAAGAATGGGCGCAACATCCGATGAAACAAGCCGCTATCGAGTGGTATGGAATGGCAGAGATAATCAAATGA
- a CDS encoding DUF4960 domain-containing protein, with the protein MKRYLSCLIAACLLFSCERNDAGMALDLSGNVAITLFAVGGAAGVVDTVKGTVDVTLPFGTDFTKVAPAIAVAPGATVTPASGTVVNMKTAVRFRVINGNIYKDYTANAIEEKVIQSFVVKGVQAEIDNNARTIKAMLPSGTDLSALTPEINLATGATVTPPGGQLIDFTNPVIYKITKGQVSIDYTVTITSPVRVAFLSTATSASDLVNPDEKAAWAWLSGNNPEAQFLPFSSIRDHSVDVSAFSAIWWHEDNTQDLPGIAFDAGVLAALKTYYANGGSFLLSSYGARYVEALGIIPAGKTPNNSFGDAAGKQWMEPNWSWGISFKGHENHPVFAGLTLTADKPYATAYTLSNGTYRLNHTAQWFVPDWGGYGSIANWRVQTGGIDLGSTEWDGDHNTVVTMAEFPGTTAHGKAIVIGSGCYDWYSEPDPGNAASQPVNGYLPNIYKMTANALRYLSK; encoded by the coding sequence ATGAAAAGATATCTGTCTTGTTTGATAGCTGCGTGCCTGTTATTTTCCTGCGAACGGAACGATGCCGGTATGGCGCTGGACCTTTCGGGGAATGTGGCCATTACATTATTTGCCGTCGGCGGCGCCGCTGGTGTCGTTGATACAGTAAAAGGTACCGTAGACGTTACATTGCCCTTCGGTACCGATTTTACCAAAGTGGCACCCGCTATTGCCGTGGCACCCGGAGCTACTGTAACACCCGCTTCCGGAACGGTGGTGAATATGAAAACTGCCGTGCGCTTCCGGGTGATCAACGGTAATATTTATAAGGATTACACTGCCAATGCCATTGAAGAAAAGGTGATTCAGTCATTTGTTGTAAAAGGTGTGCAGGCAGAGATAGATAACAATGCACGCACTATTAAAGCCATGCTGCCATCCGGTACAGACTTGAGCGCGCTCACGCCGGAAATAAACCTGGCCACCGGTGCTACAGTAACGCCGCCAGGAGGACAACTAATTGATTTTACCAACCCGGTAATTTACAAAATCACCAAAGGCCAGGTCAGTATTGATTATACGGTAACCATTACTTCCCCGGTCCGGGTTGCATTCCTCAGCACGGCCACCAGTGCCAGCGACCTCGTGAATCCTGACGAAAAAGCAGCCTGGGCATGGTTGAGCGGTAACAATCCGGAAGCGCAGTTCCTGCCATTCAGCAGCATCAGGGACCATAGCGTGGATGTAAGCGCTTTTTCTGCCATCTGGTGGCATGAAGATAATACGCAGGACCTACCGGGTATTGCATTTGATGCGGGCGTGCTGGCAGCATTAAAAACCTATTATGCCAATGGCGGTTCTTTCCTGCTTTCTTCCTATGGCGCCAGGTACGTGGAAGCATTGGGTATTATACCAGCAGGTAAGACGCCCAATAATTCATTTGGCGATGCGGCCGGCAAACAATGGATGGAGCCTAACTGGTCGTGGGGCATTTCTTTCAAGGGGCATGAAAACCACCCTGTCTTCGCAGGCCTCACCTTAACAGCGGATAAACCTTACGCTACCGCCTATACGCTTTCCAATGGTACTTACCGGCTCAATCATACTGCGCAGTGGTTCGTCCCTGACTGGGGCGGTTACGGCAGCATTGCCAACTGGCGCGTACAAACAGGGGGCATCGACCTGGGCAGTACCGAATGGGATGGAGATCATAATACCGTAGTAACCATGGCTGAATTTCCCGGAACTACCGCACATGGGAAAGCGATTGTTATCGGTTCCGGATGTTACGACTGGTATTCGGAACCCGATCCCGGCAATGCAGCCAGTCAGCCCGTGAACGGCTATCTCCCCAACATATATAAAATGACAGCAAACGCGCTACGATACCTCAGTAAATAA
- a CDS encoding glycoside hydrolase family 32 protein: MNYTYRYFYCLCAMLLLFACKKSDQAAAPAPDTMSSNQVYPLPTAMWMQPAGSQPYFSSGFVGDPMPFYDNGTYHVFYLHDGDWTGYGYHPIHTFETNDFSGYRYNGRVMPFGAADQPDTKIGTGSVIKAGDKYYMYYTYSDEGNWAFGKSRECIMYATSTDLKTWTKHYGYTIYSPEGFSDLYNFRDPAVIYSRETNEYLMLVASRLDNKAVIAKFTTTDPAANNWSYKGLFYTADADNYVMMECPDVFRLGDYWYLVFSENGDHPMVHYRYSRSMNGPWIRPANDVLDGEYFYAGKTAGNEKERFLAGWTPRNADNNDNGSRLWGGNLVSHQLTQNSDGTLNIKAPAGIEKKFTSPVKLNSVFRDATVQQDQQGISFNATTNPSYIVFNQLRGKRMITATIAGVAAGAQFGVAFGMDRSFQQGNRYLVGFDEATDHITSTYMNAGWPRANAAINYMITPGKEYQLKLIIDGSVCTMYINDQAALTSRIYSLPNNYWGFYAANGNVQLKNLQVYQMNN, encoded by the coding sequence ATGAATTATACTTATAGATATTTTTACTGCCTGTGTGCAATGCTGCTGTTATTTGCGTGTAAAAAAAGTGACCAGGCAGCGGCGCCGGCGCCGGATACCATGAGTAGCAACCAGGTGTATCCGCTGCCTACCGCCATGTGGATGCAGCCCGCAGGCAGCCAGCCTTATTTTTCCTCCGGGTTCGTCGGTGATCCAATGCCGTTTTATGATAACGGCACTTATCATGTTTTTTATTTGCACGATGGGGATTGGACTGGGTACGGATACCATCCCATTCATACATTTGAAACAAATGATTTTTCCGGCTATCGGTACAATGGGCGGGTAATGCCTTTCGGGGCAGCCGATCAGCCGGATACGAAAATCGGAACAGGCTCAGTTATCAAAGCGGGGGATAAATATTACATGTATTATACCTATTCTGATGAAGGGAACTGGGCTTTCGGGAAATCGAGAGAATGTATCATGTATGCCACCAGTACCGACCTGAAGACGTGGACTAAACATTACGGATATACGATTTATTCACCGGAAGGTTTTTCCGACCTGTATAATTTTAGAGATCCGGCCGTTATATACAGCAGGGAAACAAACGAATATCTGATGCTGGTGGCTTCCCGGTTGGATAACAAGGCGGTGATTGCGAAATTCACCACCACAGATCCCGCAGCCAACAACTGGAGCTATAAGGGCTTGTTTTACACCGCCGATGCAGATAATTATGTGATGATGGAATGCCCCGATGTATTCCGGTTAGGCGATTACTGGTACCTGGTGTTTTCTGAAAATGGGGATCACCCGATGGTACATTACCGCTACAGCCGCTCCATGAACGGCCCGTGGATAAGGCCTGCAAACGATGTACTGGATGGGGAATATTTTTACGCCGGCAAAACAGCCGGCAATGAAAAGGAACGTTTCCTGGCTGGCTGGACGCCCCGCAACGCGGATAACAATGATAATGGCAGCCGCCTCTGGGGTGGCAACCTGGTATCGCACCAGTTGACCCAAAACAGCGACGGTACGTTGAACATAAAGGCGCCTGCCGGGATAGAAAAAAAATTCACCAGCCCGGTTAAGCTGAATTCCGTGTTCAGGGATGCAACCGTGCAGCAGGACCAGCAAGGTATTTCGTTTAATGCTACCACCAATCCTTCGTATATTGTTTTTAACCAGCTACGTGGAAAGAGAATGATCACCGCTACTATCGCCGGCGTAGCCGCTGGCGCACAGTTTGGCGTGGCATTCGGAATGGACAGGTCATTTCAGCAGGGGAACAGGTACCTGGTAGGCTTTGATGAGGCAACGGACCACATCACCAGCACTTATATGAATGCCGGTTGGCCACGCGCCAATGCGGCTATCAATTATATGATAACACCAGGCAAGGAATACCAGCTGAAATTGATAATAGATGGCTCCGTATGTACCATGTATATCAATGATCAGGCAGCGCTGACATCACGGATCTATTCCCTGCCGAATAACTATTGGGGTTTTTACGCAGCTAACGGAAATGTTCAGCTGAAAAACCTGCAAGTATATCAGATGAATAATTAA
- a CDS encoding glycoside hydrolase family 32 protein, whose product MAYLMPALAWAQEMHRPAIHFSPKKGWMNDPNGMVYLNGTYHLFFQHNPDSTVWGPMHWGHAVSKDLVHWKELPIALYPDSLGTIFSGSAVVDFNNTAGFGKQAMVTIYTNHNHRLEAAGSDKFQNQSIAYSLDEGKTWTKYNGNPVLSNPGIRDFRDPKVSWYEAGKKWIMTLATKDRITFYSSPDLKHWKEESQFGKDLGAHGGVWECPDLFPLNDNGREIWVLIVNINPGGPNGGSGTQYFTGSFDGHSFKADHTGTKWLDYGPDEYAGVTWSNTPGRRIFLGWMSNWDYANVVPTQNWRSATSIARELKLVKTSDGYLVASQPVREFNKVKTSTGNYHIKATKGKLALSLSRAASFTVTLSNDVGEQTVIGYDHQKREYFIDRRLSGDTAFHNGFAARYTVPRFTHSAVLDLTLVIDVSSVELFADGGRSVMTAIFFPHKDYTDLNISRNVPVKKISYEEFE is encoded by the coding sequence ATGGCATACCTAATGCCGGCATTAGCCTGGGCACAGGAAATGCATCGCCCGGCAATTCATTTCTCTCCCAAAAAAGGGTGGATGAATGATCCTAACGGTATGGTATATCTTAATGGAACCTACCATTTGTTTTTTCAGCACAATCCGGATAGCACCGTCTGGGGGCCCATGCACTGGGGCCACGCGGTCAGTAAAGACCTGGTGCATTGGAAGGAACTGCCTATTGCCTTGTATCCTGATTCCCTGGGAACTATTTTTTCAGGCAGTGCTGTCGTAGATTTTAACAACACCGCGGGATTCGGAAAACAGGCGATGGTGACCATTTATACCAATCATAACCACCGGCTGGAAGCTGCCGGTTCCGATAAATTCCAGAACCAAAGTATCGCATACAGCCTGGATGAGGGCAAAACCTGGACTAAATACAACGGGAACCCGGTGTTATCAAACCCTGGCATCCGCGATTTCCGCGATCCGAAGGTATCGTGGTATGAGGCCGGGAAAAAGTGGATCATGACGTTGGCCACAAAAGATCGTATCACTTTCTATTCATCACCTGATCTGAAACACTGGAAAGAAGAAAGCCAGTTTGGAAAAGACCTCGGCGCACATGGCGGCGTATGGGAATGCCCGGATCTTTTTCCTTTGAATGATAACGGTAGGGAGATATGGGTCCTTATTGTCAATATTAACCCGGGAGGCCCGAATGGTGGCTCCGGCACGCAATACTTCACCGGATCTTTTGATGGGCACAGTTTTAAAGCGGATCACACTGGCACAAAATGGTTGGACTATGGGCCGGATGAATATGCCGGTGTTACCTGGTCCAATACCCCTGGCCGCAGAATATTCTTAGGCTGGATGAGTAATTGGGATTATGCGAATGTAGTGCCTACCCAAAATTGGCGCAGTGCTACCTCCATAGCGAGAGAACTTAAGCTGGTGAAAACATCGGATGGATATCTGGTGGCTTCTCAACCCGTGAGAGAATTTAATAAGGTAAAAACCAGCACTGGTAACTATCATATCAAAGCTACAAAAGGGAAACTGGCTTTATCACTTTCAAGGGCGGCATCGTTTACTGTTACACTTTCCAACGATGTAGGCGAGCAAACAGTGATAGGTTACGATCATCAAAAACGGGAATATTTCATCGACAGAAGACTATCGGGAGATACGGCCTTTCACAACGGATTTGCCGCAAGATACACCGTGCCGCGGTTTACACACAGCGCAGTATTGGACCTGACATTGGTGATAGACGTCTCATCAGTGGAGCTATTTGCAGATGGAGGACGCTCTGTTATGACGGCTATATTCTTCCCACATAAGGATTATACGGATCTTAACATTTCCCGCAATGTGCCGGTGAAGAAGATAAGTTACGAGGAATTCGAATGA
- a CDS encoding DNA alkylation repair protein has protein sequence MKLSSKAENILAQINNKTKLGDLRKIAKEIQKDHELAMELWSTKRFLLRQLAILIMDNKLLSQDLINTLDKDAQTHSLDERNQLTDWLMANQLTKDKKTITLIQSWEDSPSTLQRRIFWYYQGRLRWMGQTPPPNNEELLSKIENQIEKEEPEVQWAMNFVAGWIGVYDKKYRNRCVALGEKTGLYKGKKVSKGCTPEYLPEFITIESNKRNL, from the coding sequence ATGAAACTTTCTTCTAAAGCAGAGAATATCCTGGCTCAAATTAATAATAAAACCAAGCTGGGAGACTTACGGAAGATTGCAAAGGAAATCCAAAAGGATCACGAACTGGCTATGGAACTATGGTCTACCAAAAGGTTTTTGCTCAGGCAATTGGCTATCTTGATTATGGATAATAAGCTTCTTTCCCAGGATTTGATTAATACGCTTGATAAGGATGCACAGACTCATTCATTGGATGAGAGAAATCAGCTAACGGATTGGCTAATGGCTAATCAGCTTACTAAGGACAAAAAGACAATTACACTGATTCAATCTTGGGAAGATAGTCCTTCTACCCTTCAGAGACGTATATTCTGGTATTATCAAGGTCGCTTACGCTGGATGGGACAAACTCCTCCTCCAAACAATGAAGAGTTATTATCTAAAATTGAAAACCAGATTGAAAAAGAAGAACCAGAAGTTCAGTGGGCAATGAATTTTGTTGCAGGGTGGATTGGGGTTTATGACAAAAAGTACCGAAATCGTTGTGTTGCACTTGGAGAAAAAACAGGTCTTTACAAAGGTAAGAAGGTATCAAAAGGGTGTACTCCGGAATATTTACCCGAGTTCATTACCATTGAAAGCAACAAACGAAATTTATAA
- a CDS encoding glycoside hydrolase family 32 protein produces the protein MNKLPLHFTLMITTALGACSKLSYDTISVSKNKTLGVVGTGAAIQCTAQPEYINYSIYRMCSDNVRVGDITPYYDSVAGNYKLYFLKNIWSGAGQKHPWFGFVTSDFHNYTETGSVIASSADACAQDNSVGAGGVIKNGNTYYAFYTGHNPDLTGCTNGVKREGVMLATSTNPVAGFVKDTGFATINTPAGIGYDENDNWRDPFVIRDNANNNWMMLIAARKNHNGAWRGVIAKYTSTDLRNWTYQGVFYDGGSYNYFNMECPSILKYGSNYYLMFSDQSISNASQRYIHYRKSTSLNGPWTMPTGPDRIDGNAFYAAKAVPDGYGDAYIFAWCHTLSGNTDSGTPDWGGNLVAHKIYPLPNGDLATAIPHTVKAWLENAPEAFAKNSQWGNVTNTVAGTESYRLVSNADFDVANVLYDPVNRDQYMITTTVSYASSSKDFGFFIGACDGYENTYQLRFVPAQNKFKFETKRRSLVDSIPVNDIPVTLVPNTNYKVQIIVEHSVVVVYINDQVAFTNRIYRAPNTTWGIFVDHSDATFSNITVTHP, from the coding sequence ATGAATAAGCTACCCCTTCATTTTACGTTGATGATTACTACTGCATTGGGCGCCTGTAGCAAACTTTCTTATGATACTATTTCAGTTTCAAAAAATAAGACGTTAGGCGTTGTTGGCACTGGTGCTGCCATTCAATGCACGGCACAACCCGAGTATATCAATTATTCCATCTACCGCATGTGTTCCGATAATGTGCGGGTGGGGGATATAACGCCTTACTACGATTCTGTTGCCGGTAATTACAAACTATATTTCCTGAAGAATATCTGGAGCGGCGCAGGGCAGAAGCATCCCTGGTTTGGATTCGTGACTTCCGATTTTCATAACTACACAGAAACCGGTTCTGTTATTGCTTCGTCCGCCGACGCCTGCGCACAGGATAACTCAGTTGGCGCCGGTGGTGTGATTAAGAACGGCAATACCTATTATGCTTTTTATACCGGCCATAACCCGGACCTCACCGGTTGCACCAATGGCGTAAAGCGGGAAGGGGTGATGCTGGCTACTTCCACTAACCCGGTAGCGGGGTTTGTAAAAGACACCGGTTTCGCTACCATCAACACACCGGCAGGAATCGGTTATGATGAAAATGATAACTGGCGCGACCCGTTTGTAATCCGCGACAACGCGAACAATAACTGGATGATGCTGATTGCCGCGCGGAAAAATCATAACGGCGCCTGGCGGGGGGTGATTGCCAAATATACTTCCACTGATCTGAGGAACTGGACCTACCAGGGCGTTTTTTACGATGGGGGCAGTTACAACTATTTCAACATGGAATGCCCGTCGATCCTGAAATACGGCAGCAATTATTACCTGATGTTTTCAGACCAGAGCATCAGCAACGCCAGCCAGCGATATATTCATTACCGGAAGAGTACTTCCCTGAATGGGCCATGGACAATGCCTACGGGGCCTGACCGTATCGACGGCAACGCGTTTTATGCGGCCAAAGCCGTTCCCGATGGCTATGGTGACGCCTATATTTTCGCGTGGTGTCATACGCTGTCAGGTAACACTGATAGCGGTACGCCTGACTGGGGTGGCAACCTGGTGGCGCATAAGATCTATCCCCTGCCAAACGGCGACCTGGCCACCGCCATCCCGCATACGGTGAAAGCCTGGCTGGAAAACGCTCCAGAAGCATTTGCCAAAAACAGCCAGTGGGGCAATGTTACAAACACCGTAGCTGGCACAGAATCCTACCGGCTGGTGAGCAATGCAGATTTTGATGTGGCCAATGTATTGTATGATCCCGTTAACAGGGATCAGTATATGATTACCACAACAGTTTCATATGCCAGTTCATCCAAAGATTTTGGTTTCTTCATCGGCGCCTGCGACGGCTATGAAAATACGTACCAGCTGCGGTTTGTGCCCGCACAGAATAAATTTAAATTTGAAACCAAACGCCGAAGCCTGGTGGACAGTATTCCTGTAAACGACATCCCGGTTACCCTTGTACCCAACACCAACTATAAAGTACAGATCATTGTGGAACATTCGGTGGTAGTGGTGTATATCAATGACCAGGTTGCCTTTACGAATCGCATTTACCGCGCGCCCAATACCACCTGGGGCATTTTCGTGGATCACAGCGATGCTACTTTCAGCAATATCACGGTAACGCATCCTTAA
- the gwsG gene encoding grasp-with-spasm system ATP-grasp peptide maturase, protein MSKKILILSQSYLESTTDQVCQWMDYLKIPYRRLNGEDFFRFQQLNDLPDNTETAVVWYRRKIAHFPAEFSLKQPDFNSQYTLKRFLVDEFNGLHSFLFHSIDTQKWLNDPLSEKNLNKLQVLQLARRLNIPTPFTEVVTTKTKIMALLEQYPALIVKPLSECILLEDTEHRAYKMLTSTIDQKSLGAVPETFFPSLVQERIVKKFEIRTFYLDGVCYSMAIFSQNNRKTTDDFRNYDNHRPNRTVPYKLPADLEHKLDQLMKILRFRTGSIDLMVDMQGNYHFLEINPEGQFGMVSHPCNYYLEKKFARLLHQSVLHEKEIHQQPENKENTAPATVFSEAE, encoded by the coding sequence ATGTCTAAAAAGATACTCATATTAAGTCAGTCCTACCTGGAAAGTACTACAGACCAGGTTTGCCAATGGATGGACTATCTGAAAATACCTTACCGGCGGTTGAATGGTGAAGACTTCTTCCGGTTTCAACAGCTTAATGATCTGCCGGATAATACAGAAACTGCCGTGGTTTGGTACCGCAGGAAAATCGCTCACTTTCCCGCTGAGTTCAGCCTGAAGCAACCGGACTTTAACAGCCAGTACACCCTGAAACGTTTTCTGGTAGATGAATTCAACGGCCTGCATTCTTTTCTGTTTCATTCCATCGACACCCAAAAATGGCTGAACGATCCCCTGTCAGAGAAAAACCTGAATAAACTCCAGGTGTTACAATTGGCCCGCCGGTTAAACATCCCCACGCCTTTTACGGAAGTGGTGACTACCAAAACAAAAATTATGGCTTTGCTGGAACAATACCCCGCATTGATCGTAAAACCCCTCAGTGAATGTATTTTACTGGAGGATACCGAGCACAGGGCTTACAAAATGCTGACCAGCACCATCGATCAAAAGAGCCTGGGAGCAGTACCGGAAACATTTTTCCCCTCCCTGGTACAGGAAAGGATTGTCAAAAAATTTGAGATCAGGACCTTTTACCTGGATGGTGTATGTTATTCCATGGCCATCTTCTCGCAAAACAACCGGAAAACAACAGATGATTTCCGGAATTATGATAACCATCGGCCCAACAGGACCGTACCCTATAAATTACCCGCTGACCTGGAACATAAACTGGACCAGCTCATGAAAATACTGCGCTTCCGCACAGGGTCCATCGACCTGATGGTGGACATGCAGGGGAACTATCATTTCCTCGAAATCAACCCGGAAGGTCAGTTCGGCATGGTGTCCCATCCCTGCAACTACTACCTGGAAAAAAAATTCGCACGGTTACTTCATCAATCTGTTCTCCATGAAAAAGAAATACATCAGCAACCTGAAAACAAAGAAAATACTGCCCCTGCCACTGTATTTTCTGAAGCAGAGTGA